Proteins co-encoded in one Bremerella sp. TYQ1 genomic window:
- a CDS encoding efflux RND transporter permease subunit, translating into MAKNSIAANLLMIILLAGGIWSAITIQKEVFPQFQLDIVEVSVGYPGAAPEEVEQGILRPIEEAVRGVEGIREITSEAREGQGTALIELVGGQDRMKVYQDIDQAVNRIRTFPDQIEQPEVRLQSRQREVMQVGLYGPVDVWTLRKLAEQLRDQLTSHPNITQVALSRVPEYVTHVEIPRQRLREYGLTLSDVADRIRVSSQDIAAGAVSTSAGEILLRVKARKQWAQEFADIEIVSGRRGSVVRLGDIATIRDGFEEVGFHSQFSQTPSVEVDVFRVGAQSPIDVANAVEETMKEFESVLPPGVKWRIDRNNAEEFRRRLYLVMENAAMAVVIVLVILALFLEVRLAFWVMMGMAVSFIGGILLLPLADVSINMISLFGFLVVLGIVVDDAVVVGENVYEKRQEESNFLKAAVLGTQEVAGPVVFSILTNIVAFVPLLFIPGETGMFWGPLPLVVIIVLALSLLESLFILPAHLAHAREAGRKKGSLGDTLHRGQQAFLRGFNRLIEIVYGPILNVCLRFRYITACVALGLFLVVGGYAMSAHMGMILMPEVSADEIEAGVRLPVGTTQDQAAEMAEIVTAASVRMFEEHNLYEVAEGIKTNVRRQNFIDVEIVMKPPDERDMTANDVIRLWRDSIGDLPGVDQVTFEAESGPGGHRKDISVDLSHSDVDVLGKAAEAFVERCEAFANTRDVNDNFNKGKSQYDFTLRPEGRALGLTDEELGDQLRGAFFGSLALRLLRGTNEIEVRVKLPEDQREDVHHLEDLIIRTPNGAEVPLLDVADVQESKAFSSINRRDGRRVISVAMNVEPKRAITQVINAMKTEVLPQLREDYPGITWSFEGSDAELRRATSSLWGYFGLALGVIYALLAIAFRGYVQPLIVLVAIPFGIVGAIIGHIILGYDISLVSLMGVIALSGVVINDSLIMIDYANRRRGTSSAFEAISQAGLRRFRPIMLTTLTTFGGLIPLIFETSLQAQYIIPMAISLGFGILFATGIILVLVPCLYLILEDITSCFSRGEAHA; encoded by the coding sequence ATGGCCAAGAATTCGATCGCCGCCAACTTGCTGATGATCATTTTACTGGCCGGGGGAATCTGGTCGGCGATTACGATCCAGAAGGAAGTCTTTCCGCAATTTCAGCTCGACATTGTCGAGGTATCGGTCGGCTATCCAGGAGCGGCTCCGGAAGAAGTCGAACAGGGAATTCTGCGGCCGATCGAAGAAGCCGTCCGCGGCGTGGAAGGGATTCGCGAGATCACCAGCGAGGCCCGTGAAGGGCAAGGGACCGCACTGATCGAGCTGGTCGGCGGACAAGACCGCATGAAGGTGTATCAAGACATCGATCAAGCGGTGAATCGAATTCGTACGTTTCCGGATCAGATCGAACAGCCGGAGGTGCGACTGCAATCGCGGCAACGGGAAGTGATGCAAGTCGGTCTGTATGGCCCTGTCGATGTCTGGACGCTGCGCAAGCTGGCCGAACAGCTGCGCGATCAGTTGACTTCGCACCCCAATATCACGCAAGTCGCGCTGAGCCGCGTTCCTGAGTATGTCACCCATGTCGAGATTCCGCGGCAACGACTGCGGGAATATGGACTGACGCTTTCGGACGTGGCTGACCGCATTCGTGTGTCGAGCCAGGACATCGCCGCCGGGGCCGTTTCGACAAGTGCCGGCGAGATTTTGCTGCGAGTAAAGGCCCGGAAGCAATGGGCGCAGGAATTCGCCGATATCGAAATCGTTTCCGGCCGACGCGGCTCGGTCGTGAGGCTCGGCGATATCGCCACGATTCGGGATGGTTTTGAAGAGGTCGGATTTCACTCGCAATTCAGCCAAACGCCTTCGGTGGAAGTCGATGTCTTTCGTGTCGGTGCTCAGTCGCCGATTGACGTAGCCAACGCGGTCGAAGAAACGATGAAAGAATTCGAGTCGGTGTTGCCGCCGGGCGTGAAGTGGCGGATCGACCGAAACAATGCCGAAGAGTTCCGTCGGCGTCTGTACCTGGTGATGGAAAACGCCGCGATGGCGGTGGTAATTGTGCTGGTGATTTTAGCCCTGTTCCTGGAAGTGCGGTTGGCGTTCTGGGTGATGATGGGGATGGCCGTTTCGTTTATCGGCGGCATTTTGCTGTTGCCGTTGGCGGACGTCAGCATCAACATGATTTCGCTGTTTGGGTTCCTGGTGGTGCTGGGGATTGTGGTCGACGACGCGGTCGTCGTGGGCGAAAACGTTTATGAAAAGCGGCAGGAAGAAAGCAACTTCCTGAAGGCAGCCGTGCTTGGCACGCAGGAAGTCGCCGGTCCGGTGGTGTTCAGCATTTTGACGAACATCGTTGCGTTTGTTCCGCTGCTGTTTATCCCGGGCGAAACCGGAATGTTCTGGGGACCGCTGCCGTTGGTGGTGATCATTGTTCTCGCGTTATCGCTGCTGGAATCACTCTTCATCCTACCGGCTCACTTGGCGCATGCTCGTGAGGCTGGTCGCAAGAAGGGAAGTTTGGGTGATACGCTGCATCGCGGCCAACAGGCATTTCTGCGTGGGTTTAATCGGCTGATCGAGATCGTCTATGGACCGATCCTGAATGTCTGCCTGCGGTTTCGATATATCACCGCGTGCGTCGCGCTGGGGCTGTTTCTTGTTGTCGGCGGCTATGCGATGAGTGCCCACATGGGCATGATTTTGATGCCTGAGGTTTCGGCCGACGAGATCGAAGCGGGCGTCCGCTTGCCGGTAGGTACGACCCAAGATCAAGCGGCCGAGATGGCCGAGATTGTCACCGCTGCGAGCGTACGGATGTTCGAGGAACATAATCTGTACGAAGTTGCCGAAGGGATCAAAACCAACGTTCGCCGACAGAACTTCATTGATGTCGAAATTGTGATGAAGCCGCCGGACGAACGCGACATGACCGCCAACGACGTGATCCGTTTGTGGCGCGACTCGATCGGCGACTTGCCTGGCGTCGACCAGGTGACGTTTGAAGCGGAAAGCGGACCTGGCGGGCATCGCAAAGATATTAGTGTCGACCTAAGTCATAGCGACGTCGACGTGCTCGGCAAAGCGGCCGAAGCATTCGTGGAACGCTGTGAAGCGTTCGCCAACACGCGCGACGTGAACGACAACTTCAACAAAGGAAAATCGCAGTACGACTTCACCTTGCGGCCTGAGGGCAGGGCGTTGGGGCTGACCGATGAAGAACTGGGCGATCAACTGCGTGGGGCGTTCTTTGGATCGCTTGCGCTGCGACTGCTGCGGGGGACCAACGAAATTGAAGTCCGCGTCAAGCTGCCGGAAGATCAACGGGAAGATGTCCATCACCTGGAAGATCTGATCATCCGAACGCCTAACGGGGCGGAAGTTCCGCTGCTGGACGTGGCGGACGTCCAAGAGAGCAAAGCGTTCTCGTCGATCAACCGCCGCGACGGCCGCCGGGTCATTTCCGTGGCGATGAATGTCGAACCGAAACGAGCCATCACCCAAGTTATCAACGCCATGAAGACCGAGGTGTTGCCGCAGCTGCGAGAGGATTACCCGGGCATTACCTGGTCTTTTGAAGGTAGCGACGCCGAACTCCGCCGCGCGACGTCTTCGCTGTGGGGGTATTTCGGTTTAGCCCTCGGGGTGATCTATGCGTTGCTGGCGATCGCCTTCCGTGGATACGTACAGCCGCTGATCGTGTTGGTCGCCATTCCGTTTGGTATTGTTGGGGCGATCATCGGTCACATCATTTTGGGATACGACATCTCGCTGGTTAGCCTGATGGGTGTGATCGCGCTGTCAGGCGTGGTCATCAACGACTCGCTGATCATGATCGACTACGCCAATCGCCGCCGGGGAACCAGCAGCGCATTCGAGGCCATTTCCCAAGCTGGGCTGCGACGTTTTCGACCGATCATGCTGACGACGCTCACCACCTTTGGTGGGCTGATTCCTTTGATCTTCGAGACTTCGCTGCAGGCTCAATACATCATTCCGATGGCCATATCGCTCGGCTTTGGAATTTTGTTTGCCACCGGAATTATCCTGGTGTTGGTGCCGTGTCTTTATTTAATATTGGAAGACATCACCAGCTGCTTCTCTCGGGGGGAAGCCCACGCTTAA
- a CDS encoding GNAT family N-acetyltransferase: MIHVRPVNDTDAETLQSLYANFLLTSSWISTEDWQQADFAAISEGEKVFVATNPAGTVLGVIAVWEPDAFIHSLYVDPEYQGQGVGTCLLASLDAWLPRPWRLKCSIYNDQALTFYRHKGWRQLETGTSAQGPYFLLGYE; this comes from the coding sequence ATGATCCACGTTCGTCCTGTCAATGACACCGACGCCGAAACGCTCCAATCGCTGTACGCGAACTTTCTGCTCACGTCGTCTTGGATTTCCACAGAAGACTGGCAACAGGCCGACTTTGCCGCCATCAGCGAAGGCGAGAAAGTCTTTGTCGCGACCAATCCCGCAGGAACCGTCCTTGGCGTGATTGCGGTGTGGGAGCCTGATGCGTTCATCCACAGTTTGTATGTCGACCCCGAATATCAAGGGCAGGGGGTCGGCACATGTCTCTTAGCTTCGCTCGATGCCTGGTTACCTCGGCCGTGGAGACTGAAGTGTTCCATTTATAACGATCAGGCCCTGACGTTCTATCGTCACAAAGGCTGGAGACAACTTGAAACGGGAACCAGCGCACAAGGTCCCTACTTTCTTTTGGGCTACGAATAG